The window ACCTGCCCTTTATCTTAGGTGGCTCGAACGGCGGGGTATCAGGATCGCTGGACTTTGTGAATATTGTGTTTTACCGGTATACATTTGGAACCGCCATGCAGGGAAGATCGGACCTTGGATTCGGAGCCTCCATTTGTGCGGCAATGTTTATTGTAATGATGCTGATAACATTTTTGCAGAATAAATTGTTGTCTATGTTTGAGTATGAAAACTGATGGGAGAAGATTGATATGAAAAGCCATATAAAGGTGCAGCAGAGTGGGATGGAGATTTTATCCCCCTTTGCCAAAACCGTTAGAACTATCCTCTCCATCATATTAATAATTTATACCACCTTAATTCTCTTTGTAGTTGCAATGACTCTCCTTGATTCCTTTAAGACAAAAACGGATTTGGTCACAAATTTTACAGGATTTCCCAAGGTGTTTTCACTTGACAGTTACAAAGCGGTACTGTTTGATGATGATTTTCTGTCTTATTTCAGAAACAGCCTGATACTTACGCTGGTAGGAACAGGGGGCTGTATTTTTCTTTCCTCGTTAACGGCCTATGGTATTGCACGCTACGATTTTAAGGGGAAGGCATTTCTTACCAGTTATTTGTTTTTAGGTATGATGATACCGGTACAGGTAAGTATTCTGCCGGTATTCTTGATTTTGAAGAATCTGCATTTGCTCAATAATCTTTTGGGGCTGATACTTGTGTATATTTCTAGTATATCCATGAGCTGCCTGGTTTTTCAAAAATTCTTCCATACCGTCCCAAGGGCTCTGGAAGAGTCGGCCCGCCTGGACGGTGCAGGGGATTTTAAGATTTTCTTCAGGATTGTCATGCCCGTATCAAAGCCGGTACTACTCTCAATGGCGTTGATCACTGGGGTAATACAGTGGAACGATTTTTATATGCCCATGGTTTTGCTCGGGAGCCGTGCGACAAAAACATTAACCCTTGCTATTTACCAGTATGTGGGGCAATTTGCGAAATATATGAGTGAATCAATGGCGGCAGTCGTGATTACCCTGATACCTGTTATAATTCTTTACTTCCTGTTCTCAAACCAAATGGTCGCGGGTCTTACTAGCGGAGCCATAAAAGAATAAATTTGATTATTTTTCCCAATAAAGGACATGAAGGCAGCAAAGTGAAAACAGTAAAAGACAAACATGTTTTGGTTGGCGCGGATTTCGCGGGATTCCCACTCAAGGAAGCGGTCGTGAGTCATCTTAAAGCCAAGGGTTGGAATGTTACCGACATCGGGGTTAAAGCAAAAGACGAAAAAGATCCCGAGATGTTTCACCGCATAGGACTAAAAGTCGGCGCCAGAATTGCCGAAGGCGAATTCGAGCGGGCCTTGATTTTCTGCGGCACCGGCATGGGTATCCATATCGCCGCAAGCAAATGCCCCCATGTGCATTGCGGGGTGGTAGAAAGCGTACCCGCAGCCCTGCGGGCAATTACAGGGAACGGTGTAAATGTCCTGGCCATGGGCGCATTTTATGTGGCCCCCCAGATGGGCATGGATATTGCCGATGCCTTTCTTGAGCACAATTTGGGCAGTGGCTATGAAGACTGGGAGAATTTTTACGAATTCCACAAACTCGCCATTGATGAACTTGAAGCCTTTGACTACAACGAATTCAAAAAGAACGGCTTTGAGGTAAAAAAGCTGGGCGAAGTGGATCTGGCTTCGCCAAAATACGGAGTGCTGGCGAAGTAAAAGCCCGCCATGGGCTGATATTATTTTCTCTAAAAGCCTACTTTCCGGGCTTGGACCCTATCAGCGTAAAGCTTAACCCGCACTGATAGCGCTCGCCGCTTTCGGGGTTGGTGGCTTTCCCTGAAGCGTAATAGCCTACCGAGCCTGTGGAAAATTCCTTGGAGCTGGCTATAATGGTAGTCCATTCCTTTCCATTTGAATCCTTGATGCTAATCTGGAGAGTTGTCGGGGCTTTGGGGTCCCTTTTTGCCGGTTCTGCCATAATGTGCCTCCTGGGCTGGTTATTGAAGATACTATAACCTTAATGCTACTCTAAAGCAATGGAGAATGCCGCTATCAGAAAAAATTGTCCCTGGGTGTTGGCTCTTGTCCCACGTACAGCGGCGCTTTTTATCCTGCTTTGGCAGCTCAGGTTTTTGGCTGCAGATCTTTCCGATACCCCGGTGTTTGCCGCCGCCTTAATTGGTGCTTTGGGGGCTGCGATCTTCCTTTATTGGAAGGGCGCACGGCCTGTTGCGGGCATA is drawn from Leadbettera azotonutricia ZAS-9 and contains these coding sequences:
- a CDS encoding carbohydrate ABC transporter permease — its product is MKSHIKVQQSGMEILSPFAKTVRTILSIILIIYTTLILFVVAMTLLDSFKTKTDLVTNFTGFPKVFSLDSYKAVLFDDDFLSYFRNSLILTLVGTGGCIFLSSLTAYGIARYDFKGKAFLTSYLFLGMMIPVQVSILPVFLILKNLHLLNNLLGLILVYISSISMSCLVFQKFFHTVPRALEESARLDGAGDFKIFFRIVMPVSKPVLLSMALITGVIQWNDFYMPMVLLGSRATKTLTLAIYQYVGQFAKYMSESMAAVVITLIPVIILYFLFSNQMVAGLTSGAIKE
- a CDS encoding RpiB/LacA/LacB family sugar-phosphate isomerase, which produces MKTVKDKHVLVGADFAGFPLKEAVVSHLKAKGWNVTDIGVKAKDEKDPEMFHRIGLKVGARIAEGEFERALIFCGTGMGIHIAASKCPHVHCGVVESVPAALRAITGNGVNVLAMGAFYVAPQMGMDIADAFLEHNLGSGYEDWENFYEFHKLAIDELEAFDYNEFKKNGFEVKKLGEVDLASPKYGVLAK